From Cydia fagiglandana chromosome 6, ilCydFagi1.1, whole genome shotgun sequence, the proteins below share one genomic window:
- the LOC134665569 gene encoding dynein light chain Tctex-type protein 2B-like, protein MAEPQRKSRLSIHEGASKVALAEKSFSKMRMRRQSFGFGRVPGITAAGPRTSQLGIEYKRPALTYLPTYQLGPTRKVKDFEVRKIIDNFLDEHFTGHKYNVQESPALALRLSCEIMREMKTMEYNRYRFIVVVTIYQRRSQCYNNAITFLWDSERDTYVDVQRVTTTAAIQVTAFAIYLD, encoded by the exons ATGGCTGAGCCACAAAGAAAAAGTAGATTATCTATCCACGAAGGCGCAAGCAAAGTAGCCCTTGCAGAGAAATCATTCAGCAAGATGAGGATGAGGCGGCAATCTTTTGGCTTCGGGAGGGTGCCTGGTATTACAGCGGCTGGGCCTAGAACCTCACAG TTGGGCATTGAATACAAGCGACCCGCCTTGACGTATCTCCCGACGTACCAGCTCGGGCCCACACGCAAAGTGAAAGATTTTGAGGTCCGGAAGATCATTGATAACTTTCTTGATGAACACTTTACAGGCCATAAGTATAATGTTCAG GAATCCCCGGCACTAGCTTTACGTCTGTCATGCGAGATAATGCGCGAGATGAAAACCATGGAAtataatcgctatcgcttcaTAGTCGTGGTCACCATTTACCAGCGTCGTTCCCAGTGTTACAACAACGCCATCACCTTCCTCTGGGATTCCGAGAGAGACACCTACGTCGACGTTCAGCGAGTAACCACCACCGCCGCTATCCAGGTCACTGCGTTCGCTATCTATCTTGATTAA